A single genomic interval of Mycobacterium sp. DL592 harbors:
- a CDS encoding response regulator transcription factor — protein sequence MASPEGHADPVLVAVIDDHDVVHAGVEAWCSQADPPIRVAGKFSSPAEFLAAFDDAGTGVDVVLLDLQIDGHRPDFEVLRRLCESGQRVIVYSHLAADEVILTCLELGAITYLTKSEGQRHLIEAIHSAHTGTPYVGPRMGKALVNDTTLGRLKLSEREKEVLIAWFQTESKDLVGKRLYIAPTTVRTHLQRARAKYASVGRPAPTKSALLARAIEDGILSLNDLY from the coding sequence ATGGCGTCACCCGAGGGGCACGCGGATCCTGTTTTGGTTGCCGTAATCGACGATCACGACGTGGTGCATGCGGGCGTCGAGGCATGGTGCAGCCAGGCCGATCCCCCTATCCGCGTTGCGGGCAAATTCTCCAGCCCCGCGGAGTTCCTCGCTGCGTTCGACGACGCAGGCACCGGGGTTGACGTGGTTTTGCTGGACCTACAGATCGATGGTCATCGTCCCGACTTCGAAGTTCTTAGGCGACTATGCGAGTCGGGCCAGCGGGTGATCGTGTATTCCCACCTTGCCGCCGACGAGGTGATTTTGACATGCCTCGAGCTGGGTGCGATTACCTATTTGACGAAGTCCGAGGGTCAGCGGCATCTGATCGAGGCGATTCACTCCGCGCACACCGGTACGCCATATGTGGGGCCCCGGATGGGCAAGGCCCTGGTCAATGACACGACGCTGGGGCGGTTGAAACTGTCTGAGCGGGAGAAAGAAGTTCTCATCGCGTGGTTCCAGACTGAAAGCAAGGATCTCGTAGGCAAGCGGCTCTATATCGCACCTACGACGGTGCGCACACATCTGCAGCGCGCCCGCGCGAAATACGCAAGCGTGGGACGGCCGGCCCCCACAAAGTCGGCATTGCTGGCTCGCGCGATTGAGGATGGCATCCTCAGCCTCAACGATCTCTACTGA
- a CDS encoding RDD family protein, with product MPGQPTGTEAACAQCGSTVRANAPYCAACGAVITNRQPHQSVSYSATAPTAAAAHTSITAPVPAAAPVVVDAGGGVRCCAMLLDLAVMVSPALPLTAAAAVLACAEVVYVVVPVAVVAVWLWMQIWQGFTGLTFGKAMLGLRLIRTRDQRPPGFITCMLRSGIFAATAGVAALPVVTGSTLQDGWHDRLSGLGVIDVTLGANPLGAPQQTTLRATTHRGLNKVASPVPLASPGRR from the coding sequence ATGCCAGGACAGCCGACCGGTACAGAGGCGGCATGCGCCCAGTGCGGCTCGACCGTGCGCGCCAACGCGCCCTATTGCGCCGCCTGCGGCGCGGTGATCACCAATCGTCAACCGCACCAGTCGGTCTCCTACAGCGCCACCGCACCCACCGCCGCTGCCGCGCATACCTCGATCACGGCACCGGTGCCTGCTGCAGCTCCCGTGGTCGTCGATGCCGGCGGTGGGGTGCGTTGCTGCGCCATGCTGTTGGACCTAGCCGTCATGGTGAGTCCCGCGCTGCCGCTGACCGCCGCCGCAGCGGTACTCGCCTGCGCGGAGGTGGTCTATGTCGTGGTGCCGGTAGCGGTGGTGGCGGTCTGGCTGTGGATGCAGATCTGGCAGGGCTTCACCGGCCTCACTTTCGGCAAGGCGATGCTGGGCCTCCGGCTGATCCGCACCCGCGATCAGCGGCCGCCCGGGTTCATCACCTGCATGCTGCGCAGCGGGATCTTCGCGGCAACTGCAGGCGTGGCCGCACTACCGGTCGTGACGGGGTCGACGTTGCAGGACGGTTGGCATGATCGGCTGAGCGGCTTGGGCGTGATCGATGTGACATTGGGCGCCAACCCACTGGGCGCGCCGCAACAAACGACGCTGCGGGCGACCACACACCGGGGCCTGAACAAGGTCGCCTCCCCCGTTCCCTTGGCCTCTCCGGGACGGCGCTAA